In Verrucomicrobiota bacterium, one DNA window encodes the following:
- a CDS encoding MMPL family transporter, whose protein sequence is MSQSQETWAIRVLTRLSDAVFRRPNWFIYPQLALFVVCVVYTVKRLEFQTDRDSLVGANKTYHQNFLNFKKEFPAEDDLVVVIESESPDKNRQFVERLGSKLERETNLFTDVFYKGDLKMMGNKALLFVPDDDLQGLKTMLGNYRPFLQQFTRATNFTSLFSMVNTQFRTAKREANAENESMVKALPALERIISQATDALERPGRPVSPGINAMFGGQEAEQQMYITFAEGRFYLVTARPRSQGVSEDAVYRLRELVRQVQYEVPGLNVGMTGEKVLEVDEMAQSQTDTTVATIVSLIICVLIFIFGYNQTGRPLKATACLVVGIGYTMAFTTTTVGHLNILTITFVPILIGLAIDFGVHLISRYEEELRKGRPEQIALRLAMTYTGQGIFTGCFTTAFAFLAMGLTDFRGIQEMGVICGGGLLVSLIPMMTMLPALLLRGRQNVMDHQAHEDERRARIEQIWLSRPWTVLGLTVAISAFAVLQFKKVGFDYNLLHMQSDGLPAVEYEKKLISSAGKSVLFCASVVSDLDQAARWEEQYKKLPTVGSVESLTPFLRGDQTHKLELIGEIKQVVSTIHFAPADTEPVNVAELSGVLWSLRGYLGLTVDDIKTTEPKLAQQCSSLRDAIQEFRKAMLKDERVSAEKLAAYQHAFFVDVRDMFAALQHQDNREKLQVADLPPALRNRFVGRSGKFLLQVYPKDDVWEREPQKRFVTELRTVDPTVTGTPVQLLEYTTLLKDSYIEAAKYSLVAIILLAFIHFRNLASVVLVLLPVLIGAVWMGGTMGLRGIMFNPANIMTLPLVIGIGVTNGIHVLNRFAEERQPSIFARSTGKAVLVSGLTTIAGFGSLVLGKHQGISSLGFVMSIGVATCMIAGVTFLPALLNLMCRHGWTLGMTGKAAETVESESVSGQPKKT, encoded by the coding sequence ATGAGCCAATCACAAGAAACCTGGGCCATCAGGGTGTTGACGCGGCTTTCGGATGCGGTGTTCCGGCGTCCGAACTGGTTTATTTACCCGCAGCTTGCGCTGTTCGTGGTATGCGTCGTCTATACGGTCAAGCGCCTGGAGTTTCAGACGGACCGCGATAGCCTAGTGGGCGCGAACAAGACGTATCACCAGAATTTCCTGAACTTCAAGAAGGAGTTCCCGGCGGAAGACGATCTGGTGGTGGTCATCGAGAGTGAAAGCCCGGATAAGAACCGGCAGTTTGTCGAGCGGTTAGGGAGCAAATTGGAACGGGAAACGAATCTCTTTACGGATGTCTTCTACAAAGGCGACCTGAAGATGATGGGCAACAAGGCGCTGCTGTTCGTGCCGGACGACGATTTGCAAGGGCTGAAAACCATGCTTGGCAATTACCGGCCTTTCCTCCAGCAATTCACGCGTGCCACGAATTTCACGTCGCTGTTCAGCATGGTGAACACGCAGTTCCGCACCGCCAAGCGGGAAGCCAACGCGGAGAACGAGAGCATGGTGAAGGCGCTGCCAGCGCTCGAACGCATTATCTCGCAGGCCACCGATGCCTTGGAGCGTCCGGGCCGCCCAGTGTCGCCCGGCATCAACGCGATGTTTGGCGGCCAGGAGGCCGAGCAGCAGATGTATATCACCTTTGCCGAGGGCCGCTTCTACCTGGTCACCGCCCGCCCGCGTTCGCAGGGAGTCAGCGAAGACGCCGTGTACCGGCTGCGCGAATTGGTGCGGCAGGTGCAATACGAGGTCCCCGGACTAAATGTCGGCATGACGGGGGAAAAGGTGCTGGAAGTAGATGAAATGGCGCAGTCCCAAACGGATACCACGGTGGCGACCATTGTCTCGCTGATCATCTGCGTGTTGATTTTCATCTTTGGCTATAACCAGACCGGACGCCCTTTGAAGGCGACGGCCTGCCTGGTGGTGGGTATTGGATATACGATGGCGTTCACGACGACGACGGTTGGGCATTTGAATATTTTAACCATCACGTTTGTGCCCATCCTGATCGGTCTGGCGATTGATTTTGGCGTGCATCTCATCAGCCGGTACGAAGAGGAGTTGCGCAAAGGCCGCCCGGAGCAAATCGCCTTGCGCCTGGCGATGACCTATACGGGACAGGGAATTTTTACCGGATGTTTCACCACGGCATTCGCGTTTCTGGCGATGGGGCTCACTGATTTCAGGGGCATCCAGGAAATGGGGGTCATCTGCGGCGGCGGTCTGCTGGTCAGCCTGATACCCATGATGACCATGCTGCCCGCCCTGCTGTTGCGCGGCCGGCAAAACGTGATGGATCACCAGGCGCATGAGGATGAACGCCGGGCGCGGATTGAGCAGATTTGGCTCTCCCGTCCATGGACCGTGCTGGGCCTCACGGTGGCCATCAGTGCCTTTGCCGTGCTGCAATTCAAAAAGGTGGGCTTTGATTACAACCTCCTGCACATGCAGAGTGACGGCCTGCCAGCCGTGGAATACGAGAAGAAACTGATCAGTTCCGCCGGCAAATCCGTACTGTTTTGCGCCAGCGTCGTGAGCGACTTGGACCAAGCCGCGCGCTGGGAGGAACAATACAAAAAACTGCCCACGGTCGGCAGTGTGGAGTCCCTGACACCGTTCCTGCGCGGCGATCAGACCCATAAACTGGAACTGATTGGCGAGATCAAACAGGTTGTCAGCACCATTCATTTTGCGCCGGCGGATACCGAGCCCGTCAATGTGGCGGAGTTAAGCGGGGTATTGTGGTCGTTGCGAGGGTATCTGGGGCTGACGGTGGATGATATTAAAACCACGGAGCCGAAGCTTGCCCAGCAGTGCTCTTCCTTGCGCGATGCCATCCAGGAGTTCCGCAAAGCCATGCTGAAAGACGAGCGCGTATCCGCAGAGAAGCTGGCCGCCTACCAGCACGCGTTTTTTGTGGATGTGCGCGATATGTTCGCGGCCTTGCAACATCAGGACAACCGTGAAAAGTTGCAAGTGGCCGACCTGCCACCCGCGTTGCGCAACCGGTTCGTGGGTCGCTCCGGCAAGTTCCTGCTGCAAGTGTATCCCAAAGACGATGTCTGGGAGCGCGAACCGCAGAAACGGTTCGTCACCGAATTGCGCACTGTGGACCCAACGGTCACCGGCACGCCGGTCCAATTGCTCGAATACACCACGCTGTTGAAGGATAGTTATATCGAAGCCGCCAAATACTCGCTGGTGGCCATCATCCTCCTGGCCTTCATTCACTTTCGCAACCTTGCCAGTGTGGTGTTGGTGTTATTACCCGTGCTCATCGGCGCGGTCTGGATGGGGGGCACCATGGGCTTGCGCGGCATCATGTTCAACCCGGCCAACATCATGACCCTGCCGCTGGTGATCGGGATTGGGGTTACCAATGGCATTCATGTGTTGAACCGGTTCGCGGAAGAGCGGCAACCCAGCATCTTTGCCCGGAGCACCGGCAAGGCGGTATTGGTTTCCGGGTTGACCACCATCGCAGGCTTTGGAAGCCTGGTTTTGGGCAAACACCAAGGCATCTCCAGCCTGGGCTTTGTCATGTCCATTGGGGTGGCCACCTGCATGATTGCCGGGGTTACCTTCCTGCCAGCCCTGCTCAACCTGATGTGCCGCCATGGCTGGACCCTGGGCATGACTGGGAAGGCAGCAGAGACGGTTGAATCCGAATCAGTATCCGGTCAACCAAAAAAGACATAG
- a CDS encoding HEAT repeat domain-containing protein, producing the protein MKFTMKWWLALAALLAVIAALLYVFLRPTEPTYQGTSLNEWLGKLDSTTVFDAHGELTATNHAAAAALRAMGTNSLPLLLERLRMKRPEANSAPGNAFARPDPVKNPTDADLLERCDQALAAFAMLGPIAAPAVPQLVALLQESNYTSVATIALAGIGPAAHPALLQALNHTNGELQVSVALRIGFYQEKAAFAVPTLIALLSNQSTNVRVQAAYALGQIKSLPDQTIPALIKALADPDPYVNDLAATALSQFGTNAAAALPALQQLLTRPNQETFRKKLLGLAIQRITDTGKAARP; encoded by the coding sequence ATGAAATTTACGATGAAATGGTGGCTGGCGCTGGCGGCGCTGCTCGCAGTTATTGCAGCGCTCCTTTACGTGTTCCTTCGACCCACCGAACCCACGTATCAGGGAACTTCGTTAAATGAGTGGCTGGGGAAATTGGATAGCACGACGGTATTCGACGCCCACGGGGAATTAACCGCCACCAACCACGCGGCGGCGGCGGCCTTGCGGGCCATGGGCACCAATTCCCTGCCGCTCTTGCTGGAGCGGCTGCGGATGAAACGCCCGGAAGCCAACTCCGCTCCCGGAAACGCGTTTGCCAGGCCTGACCCCGTTAAAAACCCCACCGATGCAGACCTGTTGGAACGCTGCGATCAGGCGTTGGCGGCCTTCGCGATGCTCGGGCCCATCGCCGCGCCAGCAGTCCCGCAATTGGTGGCGCTGTTGCAGGAGTCCAATTACACCTCGGTGGCCACCATTGCGCTGGCGGGCATCGGGCCGGCGGCGCACCCGGCGCTGCTCCAGGCGTTGAACCATACCAATGGCGAGCTGCAAGTCAGCGTGGCCCTGCGCATTGGCTTTTACCAGGAGAAAGCGGCGTTTGCCGTGCCCACCTTGATCGCGCTGCTCAGCAACCAAAGCACCAACGTGCGCGTCCAGGCCGCCTATGCGCTGGGCCAGATCAAAAGCCTGCCGGACCAGACCATCCCCGCGCTGATCAAGGCCTTGGCGGACCCGGACCCGTATGTGAATGACCTGGCGGCAACCGCCCTCAGCCAATTCGGGACCAATGCCGCCGCCGCGCTACCGGCCTTGCAGCAACTGCTGACGCGCCCGAACCAGGAAACCTTCCGCAAAAAGCTCCTCGGGCTAGCCATCCAGCGAATCACGGATACCGGGAAAGCCGCACGCCCGTAA
- a CDS encoding M42 family metallopeptidase, translating into MMRTESLEFLKTLVNTPSPSGHETRGQRVWLDYVSRYAEETYHDAYGNCVAVLNKGGSPRLMLAAHADEIALVVNYIDEQGFLYVRRLGGVDPAITKAQRITIHTRQGPVKGVVGNVAPHLTKQEGERKVPKIEDLFIDIGVSTRKAAQELVRIGDPITLVDEFDILRGDLAVARAFDNRIGTFAVAETLRLLHAHRKELKCEVNVVSNIMEEVGLLGARQIAYSLKPDVALVVDVTHATDYPTVSKIQHGDIKVGAGPALTHGGCNHSAVVDRLEKVAKDKAIPLQHEAMSATSGTDTDVIFWTRGGIPSALISLPNRYMHSPVEIVSLKDLEKIPELMASFALSLKRGEQFTVKIPAAANPT; encoded by the coding sequence ATGATGCGCACTGAATCATTGGAATTCCTAAAAACGCTGGTCAACACCCCCAGCCCCTCCGGCCATGAAACCCGCGGCCAGCGGGTCTGGTTGGATTACGTCTCCCGCTATGCCGAGGAGACCTATCATGACGCCTATGGCAACTGTGTGGCCGTGCTGAACAAAGGCGGATCACCGCGCCTCATGCTGGCGGCGCACGCCGATGAAATCGCCCTGGTCGTCAACTACATTGATGAGCAGGGGTTCCTCTACGTGCGGCGGTTGGGCGGGGTGGACCCGGCCATCACCAAAGCGCAGCGGATCACCATTCACACCCGCCAGGGGCCCGTCAAAGGCGTGGTGGGCAATGTCGCCCCGCATTTAACCAAGCAAGAGGGCGAGCGCAAGGTGCCGAAGATCGAGGATCTCTTCATTGACATCGGCGTCAGCACCCGCAAGGCGGCCCAGGAACTCGTGCGCATTGGCGATCCCATCACCCTCGTGGATGAATTTGACATCCTGCGCGGCGACCTGGCGGTGGCGCGCGCCTTTGATAACCGGATCGGCACCTTTGCCGTGGCGGAAACCTTGCGCCTCCTGCACGCCCACCGCAAGGAACTTAAGTGCGAAGTCAACGTCGTCTCCAACATCATGGAGGAAGTCGGCTTATTGGGCGCGCGGCAGATTGCCTATTCCCTCAAGCCGGATGTCGCGCTGGTGGTGGATGTCACCCATGCCACCGACTATCCCACCGTGAGCAAAATCCAACATGGCGATATCAAGGTCGGCGCCGGCCCGGCGCTGACGCATGGCGGCTGCAACCATTCCGCCGTCGTGGACCGCCTGGAAAAAGTGGCGAAAGACAAAGCCATCCCCCTCCAACACGAGGCCATGTCCGCCACCAGCGGCACGGATACCGACGTCATCTTCTGGACCCGGGGCGGCATCCCCAGCGCCCTCATCAGCCTGCCGAACCGGTACATGCATTCCCCCGTGGAAATTGTCAGCCTGAAGGACCTCGAGAAAATCCCGGAACTCATGGCCTCGTTTGCCCTATCCCTGAAACGCGGCGAGCAGTTCACCGTGAAGATTCCCGCCGCCGCCAATCCAACCTAA
- a CDS encoding DUF1553 domain-containing protein has protein sequence MKIWLLLTVGLMLALSGLAAPGAAATPAESPSAAGAQNQVDKLVFAKLDKLGIKPASVCSDSVFVRRVFLDVIGTLPTALEAKEFILSKDPNKRQALIDRLLERDEYADYWAMKWSDLLRVKAEFPINLWPNAAQSYHRWIRTSIKDNMPYDRFAREMLTASGSNFRVGQVNFYRAMQNKEPTGIAETVALTFMGTRADQWPKERLAGLAAFFSQLGYKSTAEWKEEIIYYNPGSTNGLMAGTLPDGKPVRFAPDRDPRELFADWLVNPKNPWFTSAIANRAWSWLLGRGIVHEPDDMRTDNPPSNPELLAYLERDLIASKYDLKQLFRVILNSKTYQLSSAATTTNTLADANFSHYILRRLDAEVLIDALCLITGTTEKYSSSIPEPFTFIPENLRSIALPDGSITSSFLEMYGRPSRDTGMELERNNRSTAAQRLHLLNSSHILNKIEEGKTLQYLIRSSKSPRETITGLYLVILSRFPTEQELGIINRYSQSSSEKGHAVLVDVSWALINSAEFLYRH, from the coding sequence ATGAAGATTTGGTTATTATTGACGGTTGGGTTGATGCTGGCTTTGAGTGGATTGGCTGCGCCGGGGGCGGCGGCGACTCCGGCTGAGAGTCCGTCCGCAGCGGGAGCGCAGAATCAGGTGGATAAACTGGTGTTCGCCAAGCTGGACAAGTTGGGCATCAAGCCTGCCAGCGTTTGCTCGGATAGTGTATTTGTGCGCCGGGTATTCCTGGATGTGATCGGCACGCTGCCGACCGCACTGGAAGCCAAAGAGTTTATCTTAAGCAAGGATCCGAACAAGCGGCAGGCCTTGATTGATCGCCTGTTGGAACGCGATGAATATGCCGATTATTGGGCGATGAAATGGAGCGACCTGCTGCGGGTGAAGGCGGAGTTTCCGATCAATCTGTGGCCCAACGCCGCCCAGTCCTATCACCGTTGGATCCGCACCAGCATCAAGGACAACATGCCTTACGACCGGTTTGCCCGCGAGATGCTCACCGCCAGTGGCAGTAATTTCCGGGTGGGACAGGTCAACTTTTATCGCGCAATGCAAAACAAGGAACCCACGGGCATTGCGGAAACAGTGGCGCTGACGTTCATGGGTACGCGCGCCGATCAGTGGCCCAAAGAACGGTTGGCGGGCCTGGCGGCCTTTTTCAGCCAGCTTGGTTACAAATCCACCGCGGAATGGAAGGAGGAGATTATTTATTACAATCCGGGCAGTACGAATGGGCTGATGGCGGGAACACTTCCGGATGGCAAGCCGGTGCGGTTCGCGCCGGATCGTGATCCGCGCGAACTCTTCGCTGACTGGCTGGTGAATCCCAAGAATCCGTGGTTCACCAGTGCCATCGCCAATCGGGCATGGTCCTGGCTTCTGGGCCGGGGCATCGTGCATGAGCCGGATGACATGCGGACGGATAATCCGCCCAGCAATCCGGAATTGCTCGCGTATCTGGAACGGGATCTGATTGCGAGCAAGTACGATCTCAAACAGCTCTTTCGCGTGATTCTGAACTCCAAGACGTATCAGCTCTCCTCCGCCGCCACGACCACCAATACCCTGGCCGATGCCAATTTTTCGCATTACATCCTGCGCCGGCTGGATGCCGAGGTGTTGATTGACGCTCTGTGCCTGATCACCGGCACGACGGAGAAATATTCCAGCTCGATTCCCGAGCCGTTCACTTTCATCCCGGAAAACCTGCGTTCAATTGCGCTGCCAGACGGGAGCATCACCAGTTCCTTCCTGGAAATGTACGGGCGCCCCTCGCGCGACACCGGGATGGAATTGGAGCGCAACAACCGCAGCACCGCCGCGCAGCGTCTCCACCTGCTTAATTCAAGCCATATTCTGAACAAGATTGAAGAGGGCAAGACCCTGCAATACCTGATCCGCTCTTCCAAGAGTCCGCGCGAAACCATCACCGGGCTGTACCTGGTGATCCTGTCGCGCTTCCCGACCGAGCAAGAGTTGGGCATCATCAACCGCTACTCGCAGTCCAGCAGCGAAAAGGGCCACGCCGTGCTGGTGGATGTGTCCTGGGCCTTGATTAACAGCGCCGAATTTCTTTACCGGCATTAA
- a CDS encoding bifunctional 3,4-dihydroxy-2-butanone-4-phosphate synthase/GTP cyclohydrolase II produces MKNTFKFDSVEAAAADLHLGRMVIVVDDEDRENEGDLVMAGEKVTPAAINFMAKFGRGLICVPTTSERLKQLGIEQMVIQNRDTFKTDFQVSVDAAHGVTTGISAGDRAKTIQVMADPTAMPHDLVQPGHVFPLRAKPGGVLQRAGHTEAAVDLATLAGCRPIGVICEIMSDDGTMARLPELRKFAKRHKLKLCSIQNLIEHRRRREKLVEREQVVKMPTEFGDFDLYLYRAFTDGQHHVALVKGDVAGKQNVLVRVHSECLTGDVFGSRRCDCGPQLHQAMRQVSEAGLGIIVYMRQEGRGIGLGPKIEAYKLQEQGYDTVEANLKLGFAMDLREYGIGAQILCDLGIKTIRLLTNNPKKVVGLEGYGLEIVDTVPIRVKSNPHNERYLKAKKDKMGHWL; encoded by the coding sequence ATGAAGAATACGTTTAAATTTGATTCGGTGGAAGCTGCTGCGGCGGATTTGCACCTGGGCCGGATGGTGATTGTGGTGGATGATGAGGATCGCGAGAATGAAGGCGATCTGGTCATGGCCGGCGAAAAGGTCACGCCCGCCGCCATTAATTTCATGGCGAAATTCGGGCGGGGCCTGATCTGTGTGCCGACCACCTCGGAGCGCTTGAAGCAGTTGGGCATCGAGCAGATGGTGATCCAGAACCGGGATACCTTTAAGACGGATTTCCAGGTGAGTGTGGATGCCGCGCATGGCGTCACTACTGGCATTAGCGCGGGGGACCGCGCCAAAACCATCCAGGTGATGGCTGATCCCACGGCGATGCCGCACGATTTGGTGCAGCCCGGTCACGTGTTTCCCTTGCGGGCAAAGCCGGGCGGGGTGTTGCAGCGCGCCGGGCACACGGAGGCGGCAGTGGACCTTGCCACGCTGGCCGGGTGTCGGCCCATTGGCGTCATTTGCGAAATCATGAGCGACGATGGCACCATGGCGCGCCTGCCGGAGTTGCGCAAGTTTGCCAAGCGGCACAAGCTCAAGCTGTGCTCCATCCAGAATTTGATTGAACATCGGCGCCGCCGTGAAAAGCTCGTGGAACGGGAGCAGGTGGTGAAGATGCCCACCGAGTTTGGCGACTTTGATTTGTACCTGTACCGGGCCTTTACGGATGGCCAGCATCACGTGGCCTTGGTCAAAGGGGACGTGGCCGGCAAGCAGAACGTGCTCGTGCGGGTGCATAGTGAATGCCTCACGGGTGATGTGTTTGGCTCGCGCCGGTGCGATTGCGGGCCGCAGTTGCATCAGGCCATGCGCCAGGTCAGCGAGGCCGGCCTGGGCATCATCGTGTATATGCGGCAGGAGGGCAGGGGAATCGGCCTGGGACCCAAAATCGAGGCGTACAAATTGCAGGAGCAAGGCTATGATACGGTGGAGGCCAACTTGAAGCTGGGCTTTGCCATGGACCTGCGCGAGTACGGCATTGGCGCTCAGATTCTCTGCGACCTTGGGATCAAGACCATCCGGCTCTTGACGAATAACCCGAAGAAGGTCGTTGGGTTGGAAGGGTATGGCCTGGAAATCGTGGACACGGTGCCTATCCGGGTAAAATCAAATCCGCATAATGAACGGTATTTGAAAGCGAAAAAGGACAAGATGGGCCATTGGCTCTAA
- the ribH gene encoding 6,7-dimethyl-8-ribityllumazine synthase — MLRKVITRKVKSAGGRFAIVASEYNAKYVDSMLNGAQTFLTQAGAAEVRVLRVPGAFEVPAVAAKLARQQRPGWDGIVCLGVILRGETTHAQHIGDTVSRLLGQIAVDTGVPVIHEVLLLENTAQADKRCLDPEHNRGAEAAQTALAMAKVMREIK; from the coding sequence ATGTTGCGCAAAGTCATCACCAGGAAAGTTAAATCCGCCGGCGGGCGGTTTGCCATTGTGGCTTCCGAGTACAACGCGAAATATGTGGACTCCATGTTAAATGGGGCGCAAACCTTTCTCACCCAGGCGGGGGCGGCGGAGGTGCGGGTGTTGCGGGTGCCCGGCGCATTTGAAGTGCCGGCCGTGGCGGCCAAACTGGCCCGCCAGCAACGCCCCGGCTGGGATGGCATCGTATGCTTGGGAGTGATCTTGCGCGGCGAGACCACCCATGCGCAGCACATCGGGGATACCGTCAGTCGCTTGCTGGGGCAGATCGCCGTGGATACCGGGGTGCCGGTGATTCATGAAGTGCTGTTGCTCGAAAATACCGCGCAGGCGGATAAACGTTGCCTGGACCCCGAGCATAATCGCGGCGCGGAAGCCGCCCAGACGGCCCTGGCCATGGCCAAGGTGATGAGGGAAATCAAGTGA
- the proB gene encoding glutamate 5-kinase, giving the protein MSARAELLKNVSRVVIKLGTGVLTDSSKQPDLAQMEQLVKQMATLRLAGKEVVVVTSGAVGAGMGALGFDKRPSELPELQACAAVGQSRLMAIYEKLFAKHGLAVAQVLLTHDDLEDRDRHLNARNALVALLETGKVVPIINENDVVSVTELKFGDNDKLSALVASLLPADLLIILTTVDGVIENFGKSNQRVLSTIESIDTTVEKMAGGTDSTTAVGGMKTKVAAARIAIRSGIPLVIASGRKRTILHAILNGQDEGTIFVPKPARLAGRKRWIAFFHHPKGALFVDDGARNSLRDSGRSLLPAGITRCEGEFSAGDVVRICDEDGTEFARGRCRFAAGEVRSHTLSRVEVVHRDDMVVL; this is encoded by the coding sequence ATGAGTGCGCGGGCAGAATTGCTGAAAAATGTTTCGCGGGTGGTGATCAAGCTAGGAACCGGGGTTCTGACGGATAGCTCCAAACAGCCCGATTTGGCGCAGATGGAGCAATTGGTGAAGCAAATGGCCACCCTGCGGTTGGCGGGCAAAGAAGTCGTCGTGGTCACCTCCGGCGCGGTGGGCGCGGGCATGGGGGCGCTGGGTTTTGACAAGCGTCCGTCCGAGTTGCCCGAGTTGCAGGCGTGCGCCGCCGTGGGGCAATCCCGGCTCATGGCCATCTACGAAAAACTGTTTGCCAAACACGGGCTGGCGGTGGCCCAGGTGTTGCTGACCCATGATGACCTGGAGGATCGCGATCGCCATCTCAACGCCCGCAACGCGCTCGTCGCCCTGTTGGAGACGGGCAAGGTGGTGCCGATCATCAACGAAAACGATGTGGTGTCCGTCACCGAACTCAAGTTTGGCGACAACGACAAGCTCTCCGCGCTGGTCGCGTCCTTGTTGCCGGCGGATTTACTGATCATTCTTACCACGGTGGATGGCGTGATCGAGAACTTCGGCAAGTCCAACCAACGCGTGCTCTCCACCATCGAGAGCATTGACACCACCGTTGAGAAAATGGCGGGCGGCACCGATAGCACCACTGCCGTGGGCGGCATGAAGACCAAAGTGGCGGCGGCCCGCATTGCCATTCGTTCCGGCATTCCGCTGGTGATCGCGTCCGGCCGCAAGCGCACCATCCTGCACGCCATTTTAAACGGCCAGGACGAAGGCACCATCTTTGTTCCCAAACCGGCGCGCCTGGCCGGGCGCAAACGGTGGATTGCCTTCTTCCATCATCCCAAGGGCGCCCTGTTCGTGGACGATGGCGCGCGCAACAGCTTGCGCGATAGCGGGCGCAGCCTGCTGCCCGCCGGCATCACCCGGTGCGAGGGGGAATTCAGCGCCGGCGACGTGGTGCGGATTTGCGATGAGGACGGCACCGAGTTCGCGCGCGGGCGGTGCCGCTTTGCCGCCGGGGAAGTCCGCAGCCACACCCTCTCCCGCGTGGAAGTCGTTCACCGGGATGACATGGTGGTGCTGTGA
- a CDS encoding MazG family protein, translating to MKKKLSIQELLEVMARLRAPNGCPWDREQDHHTLRYHAVEEVYELMDAIEAEDDHEMAEELGDLLLQVVFHCQLAKERGAFDFDAVCRRIVDKLIRRHPHVFGDVKVKDVAAVWANWEKIKRAEKQGTRHERSSALDGIPRHLPALMHAEKLVKKARKAKLLEAEPGGQPSKAKLGQTLFELAHYAQGKGWSAEALLRGEIQKQERAYRRRERKAAQT from the coding sequence ATGAAAAAGAAACTGTCCATTCAGGAATTGCTCGAAGTCATGGCGCGGCTGCGCGCCCCCAACGGCTGCCCGTGGGATCGCGAGCAGGACCACCACACCCTGCGCTACCACGCCGTCGAAGAAGTGTACGAACTGATGGATGCCATCGAGGCGGAGGATGACCACGAAATGGCGGAGGAACTGGGCGACCTGCTGCTGCAAGTGGTCTTTCACTGCCAGCTTGCCAAGGAACGCGGCGCGTTTGATTTCGACGCCGTCTGCCGCCGGATTGTGGATAAATTGATCCGGCGCCATCCCCATGTCTTCGGCGACGTCAAGGTGAAGGACGTCGCGGCGGTGTGGGCCAACTGGGAAAAAATCAAGCGCGCCGAAAAGCAGGGCACGCGCCACGAGCGCAGCTCCGCGCTGGACGGCATCCCGCGGCATTTGCCGGCGCTGATGCACGCCGAGAAACTCGTCAAAAAAGCCCGCAAAGCCAAACTGTTGGAAGCGGAACCAGGCGGCCAGCCATCCAAGGCGAAGCTGGGGCAAACCCTCTTTGAACTGGCGCACTACGCCCAGGGTAAAGGCTGGTCCGCCGAGGCGTTATTGCGCGGCGAAATCCAAAAACAGGAACGCGCCTATCGTCGTCGCGAACGCAAAGCCGCGCAGACCTGA